Below is a window of Culturomica massiliensis DNA.
AGGTAGTATGAAACCAGGCGCCGTTGACGGTCAGTTTGGTTTTCAATACTTCTATCCGGTGGGAGACGAACTGGAACTCTATTCCTTTTTTCAACAGGGAACTGCCGTTTGTGGTTTTGCCGTAGCTTTGCAGAATCGTATCCGCTTGCCATTGCAAGTCAGCCAGATCAGGCGGTCCTTGTAAGGCATTCGGATCGATATTGTCGGTGTTGTATTTTTTATAACTGTAAGGGGCGACTTCGGTAGATGAACGGAAACCGGAATGTGTAGCCTCCTGAAAATAAGTGACAACCAGATTGTTGCCGGCATAGCTAAGATCAGATTTAATTTCCCATTTGCGGTTACGGGCCGGTTTGAGGTCGTAATTGGTCGGATCAATAATATACGTCCGGATATTGATACGTCTGTAGTCCGGATTTAAATGGAAATAGTTGAGTTGAGTGATGTCGTTATATATTTTATAGGGATGTAATTGTTGTAAGGTCGGCATTTTGGTTTGCCAACCGATGCCTCCGGATAATACGGCAGTTATTTTAGGACCGATGGCGGGTAAATGCCATTGGGCTGAAATCCGGGGATCGAAATACATTTTATTCCGGAGCAGATAGCGTCGGTTCAGATTCATTTGCATTTGCCCCCGTACACCGGCTGTAAATCTGAAAAGATGAGCTCCGAAAGAAAGGTTTATATTGTCTTCGGCAAACAGGGACAGTTTGTGTCCTGCCGGAATTTCCCTAAATGAGGTAGGACGTAAGGCCGTCGTCGGATTTAAGGGTCGGTTGATGTCGTATACTTGTCCCCGGCCGTAGTTTTTATCCATACTCCACTCTGTTCCCAGAAGAACCCGGTGGGTTATGCGCTGTCCGGAAAAAGACAGTCCGGTTTTTAGTTTGGCGGCAGCCCGGAAAGGTTTTCCGTCGACCAGCAGATGGGCCGTGTATTTATAGGGGAGAAACAAGCCGTCGTGTTCTCCGGCTTCGAGCGAGTTCGGAACGGTCCGGTCCCGGTCCAGCTGGACGACTTTGGTTTGTTTGATTTTGTCTGTCTGAGAACTCAGGGATGTTGTCAGTTCCAGAAATTTTATCGTCTGATCGTGATTATAATCAGCACGCAGGGTATTTCCTAATGAGAGGGCATTGTAAGAAGCTTTATAACGGTCTTCCTTTTGTTTTGTAATTTCCGGATCGGATTTCCGATCGTCGAAAGAACCGGTATAATCACCGGTCATTGACCAGGACAACCGATAACCGGTAATGTCCCACTGTTTATTTAAACGGATGGAGGCCGTCAGGCGTTTGTAAGAAGAGAAGGCATCCCGGGGGTCGGGGCGGGCATCGGTGTAATCGAGTCCTGCATTGAGGCTTAACCGGCGATTTTTAAACTCAATACCTTTTCCTAAAGCAAACAGTTTCCCGTATTGATCGGCTTTGAAGCGGGCTTCCCAGGGAGTGAATCCCTTTTTGCGATTGATTTTTACCAAACCGCTGGTCAGGTCTCCATATTCTACAGAGGCCAAGCCTCTGACGATTTCGACGCTTTCGATCTGGTCTGTCGACAGGGAACGCATGTCTATTCCGCGATTGGCAAATTCCAGTGCGCTGTGACTGTCTGTACTGGAACCGGATATCTGGACGACTTTTTGCATATTGGCATCCGTTGCCAGACGATGGCCGTCGACAAGGAAAGCGGTCCCCAGGGAACTGATGTCATAGTCTTCTCCTGCCGTACCTGCCTGCCGCAGGATGATCAGTGAAGCCGAACCGATTGCGGGAACGGCGGACATACCGCCGGGCAAAAGAGATAACAGGTCTCCGAAACTCGTGGGTTGCCGGTGCTGCATCGCTTCCCGGTCGATTTTTGTAGTACTGCTGCTGCCTTTAGCTTCGGTAGCCGTAACAATAACTTCGTCCAGATTTTCGGTGGAAAGGGCTAAATGGTATGTAACCGAATCGTTCCGGACGAGTTCGATATTTCGGGTCAGGGAATTATAACCGATGTAAGAAACGGTAACCCGGTATTTGCCTGTGGGGATTTTTACCCGGAAAATTCCTTTTACATCTGTCGTCGTACCGAAAAAGACGCCTTTCTCAGAGTAGAGTTGTAATGTAGCCGACTCCAGAGGGTCTTGGGTTTGCGCCGATACGACCCGGCCGGAAAAGGAAACGACTTTTCCGGCTTGTGCTTGTACCGATATCGCAATAAATAGGGAGAACAGAATAAATATTATTTTTTTCACACTTGTTTTCATACTTTACCTATAAACCGGAGTTTGGGTGAGTTTATCTTTTGCAGACAAGCTTTTGGTAATTTTCCGTATCATACCGTTTTTTCATTTTATAGATATACAAATGTGACTGAAACGGAAAGAATCTGAAATCCTAATATATTGGTATTTTACAGGAAGAGGACGGGGGAAGAAAAACAGATGCGTTGAGTGTTTGTGTTGCTTTCAGGTGAACATAAGTATTTGAATGTTTCAGAATACTTTACTGGTGATTTACAGAAAATAGTCTTAAATCAAAGAATGTTAAAACGATTTAAAAACCTGGAAAATGAACTTGGAAAAGAAACTTTTCGAACTTATTTTCCGTTTGTATAAATCAAATTTTAACCTTATTATTTTAATTAGTAATAAGTGGTGAATAAATTACGATGAAATTGTAATGTGATTTTGTGTAAAATTATATTAAAAATTCATTAATACTTTTGTTTGTATAATAATTTGATTTACAAGTATGATATGTAGTATTTGTCATCAAAGTCAAATATTCGGGAAATTTTGCACATAAAAATACACTTAAAATTTGCAAATAAAACTAATAAATGTTATATTGCGAATGCACTTCAGATCTTGCCGATGCAGGATGTGATGTATATTAAATGTTATTTTTACTCATAGTGTCGTATAATATGTTAATAATGTGAAAACAGATTGAAAAGAGGTATAGGAAACGTATGCGCGAATAAATTCGTAATTAGTTGAGTGATTGGAATTGATATTATTATAAATGTATTACTTTTGTATGCAGATAAAAGTTTGTCAAAGATGGTGTATCTTTTTTAATTATTTTAAAAAGAACCCATGGGTTGATAAAACAGTTTGAATATAATTATCAGATAAAAAAATGAAATGTAGTTTTGCCGATCGAGATGTTTTGCTTGAGCCCTTTCGTAACATAATCAGGAAGCGTTATGAAAACTTTGTGTTGCGTGAGATTGGTTTTACCGAAGGAAAACGGAAATTGGCGGATACATTTAATTCATATCTGTATTATGGTTTGCATCGGACAGAAGGGGGATGGGTTTTTCGGGAATGGGCTCCGCACGCGACTGCTCTTTATCTGATCGGAGATTTTACGGATTGGCAGAAGAAAGAAGAATTTCGTTTGTATCCTGTCGGAAATGGAAATTGGGAGATTGCGTTGGTTGACGGGCAGCTCCGGCATGGCATGAAATACCGTTTGTGGGTAGAGTGGGACGGAGGATATGGGGAACGTTTGCCGAGTCATACAACCCGGGCTGTGCAGGACGAACAGACTAAGATTTTTTCGGCAGAGGTATGGTATCCTGAACATGTGTATGAATGGCAGAATGACTTTTCGAAAAAGTTGAAAAATCCATTGATCTATGAGGCTCATGTCGGAATGAGTACTGAAAAGCCGGGTGTTTCCACCTTTGAAGAATTCCGGGATGAAGTGCTGCCCCGGGTGGCCGGTTTGGGATATAATGCTATACAATTGATGGCTGTTCAGGAGCATCCCTATTACGGTTCTTTTGGTTATCAGGTGGCCAATTTTTTTGCGGTGAGTTCGCGTTTCGGAACACCGGAGGATTTAAAGCGGTTGATCGATGATGCACATGGCCGGGGAATAGCCGTGATTATGGATATTGTCCATTCTCATGCCGTAAAAAATGAGATGGAAGGATTGAGTCGTTTTGACGGAGCATATGATCTGTATTTCCATTCCGGGGAACAGGGTGAACATAAGCTTTGGAATTCGCGTTGTTTTGATTATGGGAAAAATGAAGTGTTGAATTTCCTGTTATCGAATTGTAAATATTGGCAGGAGGAATACCGTTTCGACGGATTCCGTTTCGACGGTATAACCAGTATGTTGTATTGGGATCATGGGTTAGGCCGGGATTTTACGGAGTATAAATATTATTATGACGGGAATCAGGATGAGGATGCGATTATTTACCTGACAATGGCCAACCGGCTGATACATCAGATCAACAAGAATGCTGTTACGATTGCGGAGGATATGAGCGGGATGCCGGGATTGGCAGCCCCGATCGAGGAGGAGGGGATCGGGTTTGATTTCCGGATGAGCATGGGAGTCCCGGATTACTGGATAAAATTGATTGAGGATAAGAAGGATGAAGAGTGGCATGTGGGGGATTTGTTTTATCAGATGACGAATAAACGGGCGGACGAGCATACGGTCAGTTATGCCGAGAGCCACGATCAGGCGATGGTTGGAGATAAAACGATTTTGTTCCGTTTACTGGATAAGGAAATCTATTCTTCGATGAATGTGTTTCAGCGGAATATGGTAGTCGACCGGGGAATGGCTTTGCATAAAATGATCCGTTTGCTGACGATTACAACCGCCGGAGACGGTTATCTGAATTTTATGGGCAATGAATGGGGACATCCGGAATGGATTGATTTTCCCCGGGAAGGGAATGGCTGGAGCTATGAACATGCACGCCGGTTATGGCATCTGGTCGATGATGACAATTTGCGTTACCGTTATCTGAATGCTTTCGATAAGGCCATGTTGAAGTTGGTGAAAAAGGAGAAAATATTCCGGTATCGTCCGGAACCGATGGTGAGGGATAATGAGAGGCAAATTCTGATTTTTTCCAGAGGAAGTCTGGTACTGGCCTTTAATTTCAATCCGACCCGGTCTTTTTCCGATTACCGTTTCGGGACACAGCCGGGGAAATACGTGGATGTACTGGATACTGACGATACGTTATTCGACGGATTCGGCCGGATCGATAAGAAAACAGCACATTTTACATTGTATGATGAGAGTGACGGAAATCAGATGAGCATATACTTACCGGCCCGTTCGGCTTTGGTATTGAAATTACAGGATTAATAACCGAGATCAAAATAAATTAAAAGATATCATTTCATTATGGCCTATTTAAAATTTAACAAAGATGAATTGGTGAATCTGGAATATTCACTGAAGCGTGAGGTTCTCGCAACAAACCGGGCGGGTGGCTATATGTCCTCCACGATTATTTGCTGTAATACCCGAAAATATCATGGATTGTTGATTGTACCTATCGAGGAGTTCAACAATGAGAACCACGTGTTATTGTCTTCCCTGGATGAAACTGTGATACAACACGGACAGGCTTTTAATCTCGGTATTCA
It encodes the following:
- a CDS encoding TonB-dependent receptor, coding for MKTSVKKIIFILFSLFIAISVQAQAGKVVSFSGRVVSAQTQDPLESATLQLYSEKGVFFGTTTDVKGIFRVKIPTGKYRVTVSYIGYNSLTRNIELVRNDSVTYHLALSTENLDEVIVTATEAKGSSSTTKIDREAMQHRQPTSFGDLLSLLPGGMSAVPAIGSASLIILRQAGTAGEDYDISSLGTAFLVDGHRLATDANMQKVVQISGSSTDSHSALEFANRGIDMRSLSTDQIESVEIVRGLASVEYGDLTSGLVKINRKKGFTPWEARFKADQYGKLFALGKGIEFKNRRLSLNAGLDYTDARPDPRDAFSSYKRLTASIRLNKQWDITGYRLSWSMTGDYTGSFDDRKSDPEITKQKEDRYKASYNALSLGNTLRADYNHDQTIKFLELTTSLSSQTDKIKQTKVVQLDRDRTVPNSLEAGEHDGLFLPYKYTAHLLVDGKPFRAAAKLKTGLSFSGQRITHRVLLGTEWSMDKNYGRGQVYDINRPLNPTTALRPTSFREIPAGHKLSLFAEDNINLSFGAHLFRFTAGVRGQMQMNLNRRYLLRNKMYFDPRISAQWHLPAIGPKITAVLSGGIGWQTKMPTLQQLHPYKIYNDITQLNYFHLNPDYRRINIRTYIIDPTNYDLKPARNRKWEIKSDLSYAGNNLVVTYFQEATHSGFRSSTEVAPYSYKKYNTDNIDPNALQGPPDLADLQWQADTILQSYGKTTNGSSLLKKGIEFQFVSHRIEVLKTKLTVNGAWFHTTYKNSRPMYYSVSKVINNVALNDKYIGYYNWNDGSVKQQFNTTFILDTRLKQLGLTLSTWIECMWFSSSRRMRQNGVPTAYMDVTGTLHPYTEADREDIYKKWLVREYNDELFKKTTEPFYMYLNFKASKDFGKYLNLSLFVDRILDYTPNYDSNGYTIRRNVNPYFGMELNFRL
- a CDS encoding alpha amylase C-terminal domain-containing protein produces the protein MKCSFADRDVLLEPFRNIIRKRYENFVLREIGFTEGKRKLADTFNSYLYYGLHRTEGGWVFREWAPHATALYLIGDFTDWQKKEEFRLYPVGNGNWEIALVDGQLRHGMKYRLWVEWDGGYGERLPSHTTRAVQDEQTKIFSAEVWYPEHVYEWQNDFSKKLKNPLIYEAHVGMSTEKPGVSTFEEFRDEVLPRVAGLGYNAIQLMAVQEHPYYGSFGYQVANFFAVSSRFGTPEDLKRLIDDAHGRGIAVIMDIVHSHAVKNEMEGLSRFDGAYDLYFHSGEQGEHKLWNSRCFDYGKNEVLNFLLSNCKYWQEEYRFDGFRFDGITSMLYWDHGLGRDFTEYKYYYDGNQDEDAIIYLTMANRLIHQINKNAVTIAEDMSGMPGLAAPIEEEGIGFDFRMSMGVPDYWIKLIEDKKDEEWHVGDLFYQMTNKRADEHTVSYAESHDQAMVGDKTILFRLLDKEIYSSMNVFQRNMVVDRGMALHKMIRLLTITTAGDGYLNFMGNEWGHPEWIDFPREGNGWSYEHARRLWHLVDDDNLRYRYLNAFDKAMLKLVKKEKIFRYRPEPMVRDNERQILIFSRGSLVLAFNFNPTRSFSDYRFGTQPGKYVDVLDTDDTLFDGFGRIDKKTAHFTLYDESDGNQMSIYLPARSALVLKLQD